The following coding sequences lie in one Nakaseomyces glabratus chromosome K, complete sequence genomic window:
- a CDS encoding uncharacterized protein (CAGL0K04565g~Ortholog(s) have biotin transporter activity, role in biotin transport and plasma membrane localization) yields the protein MSISKVLKKVIPTVRILPEEMDDVSSTTSVASDLSSVEEIGTEVVAKKDDNDKEQNTHGLNNVKKTQIEYTVESDIEDCSDSESDNAGYNAKHINLKKDMPYELRDEAKRSKWNFFYEYEYRFNKEYRKSRRWYEFLYPNHATKSKAERRLLYKIDFLIGFYFLVVSWTRSVDSANYVNAYVSNMKEDLHMGGNDYVYTSTISTIGQIVFQIPFMYLMPRVPPHYLLPFMDLGWSAFTLACFRAKTLKEMQGYRFMVGSFGAAYYPVSQYIFGSWYAPDELTSRVLLFSYGQLLGSVTSGLLQAKIFKSLDGVCGLAGWRWMFLIDAIAISIPTAIMGFFLIPGIPSKCYSLFLTDEEIRIARARNRRNNITDGVDKSKLVPLYKPALWKKVLFNPTFWILAIFDMLSWNVMTIYTGSYTQWLKSNPNYSIVKVNNLSALPACLGFIYITVCALGSDLFRSKWFFMVFAQAMNCISCGILMKWDVAESTKWFAFLISYFCIGASACLWTFINDFLRFDPQIKAMSWICNYMFSQSSHAWIPMLAWKTVDSPRYKTGYTVSLVFSILYGLWTFVVLFFYKNNEKKHALDNGIILYDSSKGENPPAFVNEHMREEDGYFFVK from the coding sequence ATGAGCATCTCTAAGGTATTGAAAAAAGTAATTCCAACAGTTAGAATTCTTCCTGAAGAAATGGATGATGTATCTAGCACAACTTCGGTTGCATCTGACTTATCAtctgttgaagaaatagGTACCGAAGTTGTAGCAAAGAAGGATGACAATGATAAAGAGCAAAATACCCATGGTCTAAATAACGTTAAAAAGACCCAAATAGAATACACAGTAGAATCGGATATTGAAGATTGCAGTGACTCAGAAAGTGATAATGCTGGCTATAATGCGAAGCACataaacttgaaaaaaGATATGCCTTATGAACTTAGAGACGAGGCTAAGAGATCAAAATGGAATTTCTTTTACGAATACGAATATAGGTTCAACAAAGAATACAGGAAATCTCGACGGTGGTATGAATTCCTCTACCCAAATCATGCAACAAAGTCAAAGGCTGAGAGACGCCTGCTTTATAAAATTGACTTCTTGATTGGCTTCTACTTTTTAGTTGTCAGTTGGACCAGATCTGTTGATTCTGCAAACTATGTAAATGCCTACGTCTCCAATATGAAAGAAGATTTACATATGGGCGGCAATGATTATGTTTACACTTCAACTATTTCCACAATTGGCCAAATTGTTTTCCAAATTCCTTTTATGTATTTAATGCCAAGAGTACCACCTCACTATTTATTGCCTTTCATGGATTTAGGATGGTCCGCCTTTACTTTGGCTTGTTTCAGAGCGAAGACCCTAAAAGAAATGCAAGGTTACAGATTTATGGTTGGCTCATTTGGTGCAGCTTACTATCCAGTCTCTCAATACATTTTTGGAAGCTGGTATGCGCCTGATGAACTAACCTCTAGAGTACTGCTGTTCAGTTATGGTCAATTATTAGGAAGTGTAACCTCTGGTTTATTACAAGCAAAAATCTTCAAAAGTTTGGATGGTGTATGTGGGTTGGCTGGTTGGAGATGGATGTTCCTAATTGATGCTATTGCGATTTCTATTCCGACTGCTATCATGGGTTTCTTTCTGATTCCTGGTATCCCATCTAAGTGCTACTCTCTATTTTTGACTGATGAAGAGATTAGGATTGCAAGAGCcagaaacagaagaaacaaCATTACAGACGGTGTTGATAAGTCAAAGCTAGTTCCGTTATACAAACCTGCACTTTGGAAAAAGGTCCTATTTAATCCAACTTTCTGGATATTAGCCATTTTTGACATGCTTTCTTGGAATGTGATGACTATTTACACAGGTTCTTATACCCAATGGTTAAAATCCAATCCAAACTATTCCATTGTCAAAGTTAACAATTTGAGTGCTTTGCCCGCTTGTCTAGGATTCATTTATATTACTGTTTGCGCGTTGGGATCAGATCTATTTCGTAGCAAATGGTTCTTTATGGTATTTGCACAAGCGATGAACTGTATATCTTGTGGTATACTGATGAAATGGGATGTTGCAGAGAGCACCAAATGGTTTGCATTTTTGATCTCTTATTTCTGTATTGGAGCATCTGCTTGTTTATGGACATTTATTAACGATTTTCTAAGGTTTGATCCTCAAATCAAGGCCATGTCGTGGATCTGCAATTACATGTTTTCACAGTCATCTCACGCTTGGATCCCAATGTTAGCTTGGAAAACCGTAGATTCACCAAGGTATAAGACCGGTTATACAGTTAGTTTGGTATTCAGTATTCTTTACGGTCTATGGACATTTGtagttcttttcttttacaaGAACAACGAAAAGAAGCATGCCCTCGATAATggtattattttgtatgATAGTTCTAAAGGTGAAAATCCTCCAGCGTTTGTTAACGAACATATGCGGGAAGAAGATGGTTACTTCTTCGTCAAATAA